A DNA window from Ignavibacteriales bacterium contains the following coding sequences:
- a CDS encoding LysE family transporter, whose amino-acid sequence MLESIFIGCGFAFAAAVQPGPLQAFLFSSVARKGWKRTLPASFSPLLSDGPIALLVLLLLNNIPASMRGVLQCAGGILLLYFAWASYRQWKKKTEPQDNIKDSAPRTLIQAATVNILNPNPYLGWSLVLGPAVLSAWNKSPLHAVVLVFAFYITMVSTLASTIILFGTSRFLSIKGKHALILISSVILALMGVYQMLIIIFRSSAT is encoded by the coding sequence ATGTTAGAATCGATTTTTATAGGTTGTGGATTTGCATTTGCTGCAGCCGTACAACCGGGGCCCTTACAGGCATTTCTTTTTTCCAGCGTTGCTCGGAAAGGTTGGAAACGAACGCTTCCAGCTTCATTTTCACCACTGCTCAGTGACGGGCCGATTGCTTTGCTCGTACTGTTACTGCTCAATAATATTCCTGCTTCAATGCGTGGAGTGCTTCAATGTGCAGGCGGCATTCTTCTTCTCTATTTCGCTTGGGCAAGTTATCGTCAATGGAAAAAAAAGACAGAACCGCAAGACAATATCAAAGATTCAGCACCACGTACTCTCATTCAAGCAGCGACAGTAAATATTCTCAATCCTAATCCATATCTCGGCTGGAGTTTAGTACTCGGTCCTGCCGTTTTATCAGCATGGAATAAAAGTCCATTACATGCTGTAGTACTTGTTTTCGCATTCTATATAACAATGGTATCCACCCTGGCAAGTACCATTATTCTTTTTGGAACTTCACGGTTTTTATCAATAAAGGGAAAGCATGCGCTAATTTTAATTTCGTCAGTAATACTTGCACTCATGGGTGTATATCAGATGTTAATAATTATTTTCAGATCATCGGCCACATAG